A genomic stretch from Bacteroidales bacterium includes:
- a CDS encoding TIM barrel protein, with translation MKKILSVVTLLALLVPGVIMQTGCKKAAPKKNIGLQLYSLRDDMQTDPVGTVEKVGKIGYAFVETAGYADGKFYGMSPADFKALVEKNGMQFISSHTGRPLPEEGQWDATMAWWDTCIDAHLAAGVKYIVQPFMGKDAFEKLDVLQKYCDYFNAVGEKCKAKGIEFGYHNHDAEFKTIDSTVIYDYMLAHLDPTKVFMQMDLWWVVVGGADPIAYFKKYPGRFPLWHVKDEKEIGASGKMDFKALFENAELAGMKYPIVEQEEYSTTPVESVKLSFEFLNKADYVK, from the coding sequence ATGAAAAAAATTCTGTCAGTTGTTACATTGCTTGCCCTGCTTGTTCCGGGCGTTATTATGCAAACCGGCTGTAAAAAAGCTGCCCCTAAGAAGAATATTGGTTTGCAGTTATACAGCCTCCGCGATGATATGCAGACTGATCCGGTTGGAACGGTCGAAAAGGTAGGGAAAATCGGTTATGCCTTTGTTGAAACAGCCGGATATGCCGATGGCAAATTCTACGGCATGAGTCCTGCAGATTTTAAGGCTTTGGTTGAAAAGAACGGCATGCAGTTTATCAGCTCGCATACCGGACGTCCATTGCCGGAAGAAGGCCAGTGGGATGCGACCATGGCCTGGTGGGACACTTGCATTGACGCTCATTTAGCCGCCGGTGTTAAATACATTGTTCAGCCCTTTATGGGGAAAGATGCTTTCGAAAAGCTGGATGTTCTGCAGAAGTACTGCGACTATTTCAATGCTGTAGGGGAAAAGTGCAAGGCCAAAGGCATTGAATTCGGATACCATAACCATGATGCTGAATTCAAAACCATCGATTCAACGGTTATTTACGATTACATGCTGGCGCACCTTGATCCTACCAAGGTATTCATGCAGATGGACCTGTGGTGGGTGGTTGTCGGCGGAGCTGACCCGATTGCCTATTTCAAAAAATACCCTGGCCGCTTCCCTCTCTGGCACGTGAAAGATGAAAAGGAAATCGGCGCCAGCGGAAAAATGGATTTCAAAGCTTTGTTCGAAAATGCCGAACTGGCTGGCATGAAATATCCTATTGTGGAACAGGAAGAATACTCCACAACCCCTGTCGAAAGCGTAAAACTGTCGTTTGAATTTCTTAATAAAGCCGATTACGTAAAGTAA
- a CDS encoding copper homeostasis protein CutC, which produces MVLEACVENISEALKAAAKGAHRIELCENLAMGGTTPTVGTLKVCRRYLSIPIFVMIRPRGGNYTYTEEEKEVMREDLLRLKEAGADGLVMGMLTPEKRVDLETLYSFLELARPLPVTFHKAIDETHDILFELSRLKEAGVDRVLSSGGAATAMEGADMLRAMIHQAGRRMKIVAAGKITSENIALHIEKIPAKEFHGRKIVGTLE; this is translated from the coding sequence ATTGTTCTGGAAGCCTGTGTGGAAAATATATCTGAAGCGTTGAAAGCGGCGGCAAAGGGGGCGCATCGTATTGAACTATGCGAGAATCTGGCTATGGGAGGGACGACCCCAACGGTAGGTACGCTGAAGGTATGCCGCCGGTATTTGTCCATCCCCATCTTCGTAATGATCAGGCCGCGGGGTGGTAATTATACCTATACCGAAGAGGAGAAGGAAGTGATGCGGGAAGATTTGCTCAGACTGAAGGAAGCCGGAGCCGATGGTCTGGTGATGGGGATGCTCACTCCGGAAAAAAGGGTGGACCTGGAAACCCTGTACAGTTTTCTGGAACTGGCCCGGCCTCTGCCGGTTACTTTCCACAAGGCCATTGATGAGACCCATGATATTCTTTTTGAACTGAGCCGCCTTAAAGAAGCTGGGGTTGACAGGGTTCTCTCATCGGGTGGGGCAGCTACTGCCATGGAAGGGGCTGACATGCTGCGTGCCATGATTCATCAGGCGGGAAGAAGGATGAAAATTGTCGCGGCCGGAAAGATAACCAGCGAAAACATCGCCCTGCACATCGAAAAAATACCTGCAAAAGAATTCCACGGAAGAAAAATTGTGGGTACACTTGAATAA